A genomic window from Micromonospora ferruginea includes:
- a CDS encoding amylo-alpha-1,6-glucosidase produces the protein MAGSNTVRILDGNTFVVSEDTGDIEATPSEPTGLFSLDTRYLSKWVLTVNGERLNALSYDDLQYYEARFFLVPGMATHYVDAKLSIIRERVVGGSFRETLTILNHDEKPVDLEIRMDAGSDFADLFQVKDEILNKKGELYAEAEADRLRLGYRRGNFKRETVISANQPARYDNRGFAWSIHLEPNEQWDAAIDVRTFAIGPGGRDLRIGLRAHGTERLALEHDLQEWVDKAPKVNSEHGRVAATYRRSLVDLAALRFSPLSLGGQTLPAAGLPWFMTMFGRDSILTCLQVLPFAPEMSKTTLRILGALQGTRFDDFRDEDPGRILHEMRYGETAAFEEQPHSPYYGSVDATPLFVVLLDEYERWSGDVALVKELERECRAALKWIDDYADLVGNGYIWYERRNTENGLENQCWKDSWDSVSYADGSLPPFPRASCEVQGYAYDAKTRAARLAREFWGDPAYADQLEREAAQLKARFNREWWVEEGGFYALALDPQGRKCDVLSSNIGHLLWSGIVDDERAPRIAEHLVGPRLWSGWGVRTLAEGEIRYNPIGYHNGAIWPFDNSFIAWGLRRYGFAEEAATVANGILDAATYFDGRLPEAFGGYQRELTKFPVEYPTACSPQAWSTGAPLLLIRTMLGLEPHEGHLAVDPRLPVGMGRIEVLDIPGRWGRVDAFARGRLDLHNLAG, from the coding sequence ATGGCCGGAAGCAACACCGTCCGGATCCTGGACGGCAACACGTTCGTGGTCTCCGAGGACACCGGCGACATCGAGGCCACGCCGAGCGAGCCGACCGGGCTCTTCTCGCTCGACACGCGATACCTGTCGAAGTGGGTGCTCACCGTCAACGGCGAGCGGCTCAACGCGCTCTCCTACGACGACCTGCAGTACTACGAGGCCCGGTTCTTCCTGGTCCCCGGCATGGCCACGCACTACGTGGACGCCAAGCTGTCGATCATCCGGGAGCGGGTGGTGGGGGGCAGCTTCCGGGAGACGCTGACCATCCTCAACCACGACGAGAAGCCCGTCGACCTGGAGATCCGGATGGACGCGGGCTCCGACTTCGCCGACCTCTTCCAGGTCAAGGACGAGATCCTCAACAAGAAGGGCGAGCTGTACGCCGAGGCGGAGGCGGACCGGCTGCGGCTCGGCTACCGCCGGGGGAACTTCAAGCGGGAGACGGTGATCTCGGCGAACCAGCCGGCCCGCTACGACAACCGGGGCTTCGCCTGGAGCATCCACCTGGAGCCGAACGAGCAGTGGGACGCCGCCATCGACGTGCGGACGTTCGCCATCGGGCCCGGCGGCCGGGACCTGCGGATCGGGTTGCGGGCGCACGGCACCGAGCGGCTCGCGCTCGAACACGACCTCCAGGAGTGGGTCGACAAGGCGCCCAAGGTCAACAGCGAGCACGGCCGGGTCGCCGCGACCTACCGGCGGAGCCTGGTCGACCTCGCCGCGCTGCGCTTCTCACCGCTGTCGCTGGGCGGGCAGACGCTGCCCGCGGCCGGGCTGCCCTGGTTCATGACCATGTTCGGCCGGGACAGCATCCTCACCTGCCTACAGGTGCTGCCGTTCGCGCCGGAGATGTCGAAGACCACACTGCGCATCCTCGGCGCCCTGCAGGGCACCCGCTTCGACGACTTCCGCGACGAGGACCCGGGCCGGATCCTGCACGAGATGCGCTACGGCGAGACCGCCGCGTTCGAGGAGCAACCGCACTCGCCCTACTACGGCTCGGTGGACGCGACGCCGCTCTTCGTGGTGCTGCTCGACGAGTACGAGCGGTGGAGCGGCGACGTGGCGCTGGTCAAGGAGCTGGAACGGGAGTGCCGGGCGGCGCTGAAGTGGATCGACGACTACGCCGACCTGGTCGGCAACGGCTACATCTGGTACGAGCGGCGCAACACCGAGAACGGCCTGGAGAACCAGTGCTGGAAGGACTCCTGGGACTCCGTCTCGTACGCCGACGGCTCGCTGCCGCCGTTCCCGCGTGCCAGTTGCGAGGTGCAGGGGTACGCGTACGACGCGAAGACCCGGGCCGCCCGGCTGGCCCGGGAGTTCTGGGGCGACCCCGCGTACGCCGACCAGTTGGAACGCGAGGCGGCGCAGCTGAAGGCCCGGTTCAACCGCGAGTGGTGGGTCGAGGAGGGGGGCTTCTACGCGCTGGCGCTGGACCCGCAGGGGCGCAAGTGCGACGTGCTCAGCTCCAACATCGGCCACCTGCTGTGGAGCGGCATCGTCGACGACGAGCGGGCGCCGCGGATCGCCGAGCACCTGGTGGGACCGCGGCTCTGGTCCGGCTGGGGGGTGCGGACGCTGGCCGAGGGCGAGATCCGCTACAACCCGATCGGCTACCACAACGGCGCGATCTGGCCGTTCGACAACTCGTTCATCGCCTGGGGCCTGCGCCGGTACGGCTTCGCCGAGGAGGCGGCCACCGTGGCCAACGGCATCCTGGACGCGGCCACCTACTTCGACGGCCGGCTGCCCGAGGCGTTCGGCGGCTACCAGCGGGAGCTGACCAAGTTCCCGGTGGAGTACCCGACCGCGTGCAGCCCGCAGGCGTGGTCGACGGGCGCTCCGCTGCTGCTGATCCGGACCATGCTCGGCCTGGAGCCGCACGAGGGGCACCTGGCGGTGGACCCGCGGCTGCCGGTGGGCATGGGGCGGATCGAGGTGCTGGACATCCCGGGCCGCTGGGGCCGGGTGGACGCGTTCGCCCGGGGGCGGCTGGACCTGCACAACCTGGCCGGCTGA
- a CDS encoding VOC family protein, translating to MPDLAAIVIHCRDPYLLAPFWSAVSGLPVVEADLAKLADRTLGPTEAVLLRDPHGRRPDLWISPAGDLPAPGRIHLDLVGDAEERAAVLEAGATVVRELPRWTVLADPEGNEFCLLPPHEAHAAEPPPGH from the coding sequence ATGCCCGACCTCGCCGCGATCGTCATCCACTGCCGCGACCCCTACCTGCTCGCCCCGTTCTGGAGCGCGGTCAGCGGGCTGCCCGTGGTCGAGGCGGACCTGGCGAAGCTGGCCGACCGCACGCTCGGGCCGACCGAGGCGGTGCTGCTGCGCGATCCGCACGGGCGGCGGCCGGACCTGTGGATCAGCCCGGCGGGTGACCTGCCCGCTCCCGGCCGGATCCACCTGGACCTGGTCGGCGACGCCGAGGAGCGGGCCGCGGTGCTGGAGGCGGGCGCCACGGTGGTCCGTGAGCTGCCCCGGTGGACCGTGCTGGCCGACCCGGAGGGCAACGAGTTCTGCCTGTTGCCCCCGCACGAGGCGCACGCCGCCGAGCCGCCGCCCGGCCACTGA
- a CDS encoding alpha/beta hydrolase translates to MTERGVLFWIHGGGWRGRSDEDGAALASLGLRVVAASYRFSHEARWPAQLDDVRAGARAARATAGGLPLLVGGDSAGGMLALHLALRGVDRPGDVAGALAYWAPVDPLDPEQRRRRPAGDDPWADLLGHPPAAGDPATADAAVAGHLGSGVPVLLVQGRDDVPVPAAQALELTGRLLAAGHPTHLWLTHGGHALDLARPDLRAVAATFLDSVLPTVAAH, encoded by the coding sequence ATGACCGAACGCGGCGTGCTGTTCTGGATCCACGGCGGAGGCTGGCGGGGTCGTTCCGACGAGGACGGCGCCGCGCTCGCGTCGCTCGGCCTGCGGGTGGTCGCCGCGAGCTACCGGTTCTCGCACGAGGCGCGCTGGCCGGCGCAGCTCGACGACGTCCGCGCCGGGGCGCGGGCCGCCCGGGCCACCGCGGGCGGGCTCCCGCTGCTGGTCGGCGGTGACTCGGCCGGCGGGATGCTCGCCCTGCACCTGGCGTTGCGCGGGGTGGACCGGCCGGGTGACGTGGCGGGCGCGCTGGCGTACTGGGCTCCTGTCGACCCGCTCGACCCGGAGCAGCGGCGCCGCCGCCCGGCGGGCGACGACCCGTGGGCCGACCTGCTCGGGCACCCGCCGGCCGCGGGTGACCCGGCCACCGCCGACGCCGCCGTCGCCGGTCACCTCGGGTCCGGCGTGCCGGTGCTGCTGGTGCAGGGGCGCGACGACGTGCCGGTGCCGGCCGCCCAGGCGCTGGAGCTGACCGGCCGGCTGCTCGCCGCCGGCCACCCGACCCACCTCTGGCTCACCCACGGCGGGCACGCCCTCGACCTGGCCCGCCCCGACCTGCGCGCGGTCGCCGCCACGTTCCTGGACAGCGTCCTCCCGACGGTCGCGGCCCACTAG
- a CDS encoding lysophospholipid acyltransferase family protein — translation MPELVYPPVITAAKTMFRALDLRLDVRGSEHVPTTGGAVLASNHVSYLDFIFCGYGAYESRRLVRFMAKESVFRHRVSGPLMRGMKHIPVNRAAGAGSYAAAVGALRRGEVVGVFPEATISRSFTVKDLKNGAARMAQEAAVPLLPVALWGTQRLWTKGRPRTLTRRHTPITILVGEPMDPAAYPDATVLTAELRTRLSALVDRAQRDYPEQPAGPDDAWWQPAHLGGGAPTPEQAAELDRSDRRSRTTS, via the coding sequence ATGCCGGAACTCGTGTACCCGCCTGTGATCACCGCCGCCAAGACGATGTTCCGCGCTCTCGACCTGCGCCTGGACGTGCGGGGCAGCGAACACGTGCCCACCACCGGCGGGGCGGTGCTCGCGTCCAACCACGTGAGCTACCTCGACTTCATCTTCTGCGGCTACGGCGCGTACGAGTCCCGGCGGCTGGTCCGGTTCATGGCCAAGGAGAGCGTCTTCCGGCACCGCGTCTCCGGGCCGCTGATGCGCGGCATGAAGCACATCCCGGTGAACCGCGCGGCCGGCGCCGGCTCGTACGCCGCGGCGGTCGGCGCGCTGCGCCGGGGCGAGGTGGTCGGCGTCTTCCCGGAGGCGACCATCAGCCGCTCCTTCACCGTCAAGGACCTGAAGAACGGCGCGGCCCGGATGGCGCAGGAGGCCGCCGTGCCGCTGCTGCCGGTGGCGCTCTGGGGCACCCAGCGGCTGTGGACGAAGGGGCGTCCGCGCACCCTGACCCGCCGGCACACCCCGATCACCATCCTGGTGGGCGAGCCGATGGACCCGGCCGCCTACCCGGACGCCACGGTCCTGACCGCCGAGCTGCGTACCCGGCTGTCGGCGCTCGTCGACCGCGCCCAGCGGGACTACCCCGAGCAGCCCGCCGGCCCGGACGACGCCTGGTGGCAGCCGGCCCACCTCGGCGGCGGCGCGCCCACCCCCGAGCAGGCCGCCGAGCTGGACCGCTCCGACCGCCGCTCCCGCACCACCTCCTGA
- a CDS encoding response regulator transcription factor has protein sequence MDADPLAADVNAGHPIGVAIVDDHPVVIDGVRAWLSTEPRLRVLATGDDPDAVLRAAPHAEVVLLDLRLHGRMVLDKLAELSAAGRRVVVYSEHTDPQTMLAALDAGAVAFLAKHEGREHCVGTVLAAASDRPYVPPALAGAMVGDARPDRPALSDKEREALLLWFQSMSKASVARRMQISEHTVKQYVDRARIKYTRAGRPAATKAALLARAIEDGLVRPEEIGIYRSQASADRPTP, from the coding sequence ATGGACGCAGACCCGCTGGCGGCGGACGTGAACGCCGGGCACCCGATCGGGGTGGCGATCGTCGACGACCATCCCGTGGTGATCGACGGCGTGCGCGCCTGGCTGTCCACCGAGCCGCGGCTGCGGGTGCTGGCGACCGGCGACGACCCGGACGCGGTGCTGCGGGCCGCGCCGCACGCCGAGGTGGTGCTGCTCGACCTGCGGCTGCACGGGCGGATGGTGCTGGACAAGCTGGCCGAGCTGAGCGCGGCCGGGCGGCGGGTGGTGGTCTACTCCGAGCACACCGACCCGCAGACGATGCTGGCCGCCCTGGACGCGGGCGCGGTGGCGTTCCTGGCCAAGCACGAGGGGCGCGAGCACTGCGTGGGCACCGTGCTCGCGGCGGCGAGCGACCGCCCGTACGTGCCGCCGGCGTTGGCCGGGGCGATGGTCGGTGACGCCCGCCCGGACCGGCCCGCCCTGTCGGACAAGGAGCGCGAGGCGCTGCTGCTGTGGTTCCAGTCGATGTCGAAGGCGTCGGTGGCGCGCCGGATGCAGATCAGCGAGCACACCGTGAAGCAGTACGTGGACCGGGCGCGGATCAAGTACACGCGAGCGGGTCGTCCGGCGGCCACCAAGGCGGCCCTGCTCGCCCGGGCGATCGAGGACGGCCTCGTCCGACCGGAAGAGATCGGCATCTACCGGTCGCAGGCGTCCGCCGACCGGCCGACCCCCTAA
- a CDS encoding sensor histidine kinase translates to MPVATATTVPRSPLDRPAGGAFTLIFTTLPALLRLTCGLVGAVVALSVRTPPVRVALLVPAVVALTAWSVWYAVRAFRHGIGGALVAGDVALTTATALAIGWLVAPEVLPGEASWVAVLASTTVINAQATAPARWSVPAGLLVTAAYATGATLAGNPVEARAHTGTLLVQTGCTAVMTAVMRRWIGRGDAAFAEFRRLSHEAVVARAAREAERRHNRDLHDTVLGTLTMVGLGAVPGGSAALRERCAADLRTLGALAGTRAATGEAELDERLRTVLAGLPELPVTATLPPCRVPAEVAAALADSAAAALANVARHAPGAATALRLGREGRAVVVEVVDDGPGFDPTTVPAHRYGLRESIHGRMATVDGRAVVTSAPGRGTRVRLEWSDGD, encoded by the coding sequence ATGCCGGTGGCTACCGCCACGACAGTGCCCCGGTCCCCACTGGACCGTCCCGCGGGCGGCGCGTTCACGCTGATCTTCACCACCCTGCCGGCGCTGCTCCGGCTCACCTGCGGCCTGGTCGGCGCGGTGGTCGCCCTGTCGGTGCGGACACCTCCGGTGCGGGTGGCGCTGCTGGTCCCCGCCGTCGTCGCGCTCACCGCCTGGTCCGTCTGGTACGCGGTCCGCGCGTTCCGGCACGGCATCGGCGGCGCGCTGGTGGCCGGCGACGTGGCGCTGACCACCGCCACCGCGCTGGCCATCGGGTGGCTGGTCGCGCCGGAGGTGCTGCCCGGCGAGGCGAGCTGGGTCGCGGTGCTGGCCAGCACCACCGTGATCAACGCGCAGGCCACCGCGCCGGCCCGCTGGTCGGTGCCGGCCGGCCTGCTGGTCACCGCCGCCTACGCCACCGGCGCGACGCTGGCCGGCAACCCGGTCGAGGCGCGGGCGCACACCGGCACGCTGCTGGTGCAGACCGGCTGCACGGCGGTGATGACCGCGGTGATGCGCCGGTGGATCGGCCGGGGCGACGCCGCGTTCGCCGAGTTCCGGCGGTTGTCCCACGAGGCGGTGGTGGCCCGCGCCGCGCGCGAGGCGGAACGGCGGCACAACCGGGACCTGCACGACACGGTCCTCGGCACGCTGACCATGGTCGGGCTCGGCGCGGTCCCCGGCGGCTCGGCGGCGCTGCGCGAGCGGTGCGCGGCGGACCTGCGTACCCTCGGCGCGCTGGCCGGCACGCGGGCCGCGACCGGCGAGGCGGAGCTGGACGAGCGGCTGCGCACGGTCCTCGCCGGGCTGCCGGAGCTGCCGGTGACCGCGACGCTGCCACCGTGCCGGGTGCCGGCGGAGGTCGCCGCGGCGCTCGCCGACAGCGCCGCCGCCGCGCTGGCCAACGTGGCGCGGCACGCGCCCGGCGCGGCCACCGCGCTGCGCCTGGGCCGCGAGGGCCGGGCCGTCGTGGTCGAGGTGGTCGACGACGGTCCCGGCTTCGATCCGACGACGGTCCCGGCCCATCGGTACGGGCTGCGCGAGTCGATCCACGGGCGGATGGCCACCGTGGACGGTCGGGCGGTGGTGACCTCCGCCCCTGGTCGAGGCACCCGGGTCCGGCTGGAGTGGTCGGATGGCGACTGA
- a CDS encoding alpha/beta fold hydrolase codes for MVTETDLRLPDGRTLHVYDTGGADRLPVFWHHGTPNVGAPPAPLFAAADRLGLRWVSHDRPGYGGSTPAPGRDVASVASDVAAVADALGLDRFAVMGHSGGGPHALACGALLPERVVAVVVGAGLAPYGAAGLDWFAGMVPSGVASLRAAAAGRAAKEAHETSGVEYDPEFTDADLAALHAEWSWFDSVVGPGTEHGPGPLIDDDLAYVRPWGFDPADVTPPVLLLHGERDGMAPVAHAEWLAARCPSAELRRFSGDGHISVLRHAEAALEWLSRRSASPRLP; via the coding sequence ATGGTGACCGAGACGGACCTGCGCCTGCCCGACGGCCGCACCCTGCACGTCTACGACACCGGCGGGGCCGACCGGCTGCCCGTCTTCTGGCACCACGGCACGCCGAACGTCGGTGCCCCGCCCGCGCCGCTGTTCGCCGCCGCCGACCGCCTCGGGCTGCGCTGGGTGTCGCACGACCGTCCCGGCTACGGCGGCTCCACGCCCGCTCCGGGTCGCGACGTCGCCTCGGTGGCGTCGGACGTGGCTGCGGTGGCCGACGCGCTGGGCCTCGACCGGTTCGCGGTGATGGGCCACTCCGGTGGCGGCCCACACGCCCTGGCCTGCGGCGCGCTGCTGCCCGAACGGGTGGTCGCGGTGGTGGTGGGCGCCGGTCTGGCGCCCTACGGCGCGGCCGGACTGGACTGGTTCGCCGGCATGGTGCCGTCCGGGGTGGCGTCGCTGCGGGCCGCCGCGGCGGGTCGGGCGGCCAAGGAGGCGCACGAGACCTCCGGCGTGGAATACGACCCCGAGTTCACCGACGCCGACCTGGCCGCGCTGCACGCCGAGTGGTCCTGGTTCGACAGTGTGGTCGGGCCCGGCACCGAGCACGGTCCCGGCCCGCTGATCGACGACGACCTGGCCTACGTGCGGCCGTGGGGCTTCGACCCGGCCGACGTCACGCCGCCGGTCCTGCTGCTGCACGGCGAGCGTGACGGCATGGCGCCGGTGGCGCACGCCGAGTGGCTGGCCGCCCGGTGCCCGTCGGCCGAGTTGCGCCGGTTCTCCGGCGACGGGCACATCTCCGTGCTTCGGCACGCCGAGGCGGCCCTGGAGTGGCTCAGTCGCAGATCCGCCAGTCCCCGTCTTCCTTGA
- a CDS encoding pyridoxamine 5'-phosphate oxidase family protein yields MAVHAAPDGSPHVTPVWFVHVDGVWWVCCEAGSVKARNVAADPRVSLALEDGDHPVVAEGAARLHHGDFPPAVVRAFADKYDGWDIRQPVTPDSGRVLLEIPVRRWLLAGTAR; encoded by the coding sequence GTGGCTGTGCACGCTGCGCCCGACGGCTCCCCGCACGTGACGCCGGTCTGGTTCGTCCACGTCGACGGCGTCTGGTGGGTCTGCTGCGAGGCCGGCAGCGTCAAGGCCCGCAACGTGGCGGCGGACCCGCGCGTCTCCCTGGCGCTGGAGGACGGCGACCACCCGGTCGTCGCGGAGGGCGCCGCCCGGCTGCACCACGGCGACTTCCCGCCCGCCGTCGTCCGGGCCTTCGCCGACAAGTACGACGGGTGGGACATCCGGCAGCCGGTCACGCCGGACAGTGGACGGGTGCTGCTGGAGATCCCGGTCCGGCGGTGGCTGCTCGCCGGCACGGCACGCTGA
- a CDS encoding GNAT family N-acetyltransferase, producing MSLPTPTLRTDRLRLRPFGDADAGDLFALHSSARVLRYWDSPPWHDPARAERFVAACRRMAEEGTGARPAVDRLSDGAFLGWCGLVRWNPEYRSASLGYCFDDAAWGQGYATEAARALLGWAFDTLDLNRVQAETDTRNVASARVLAKLGFVREGTLREDCVVAGEVSDSWVFGLLRRDWRPAGDQESAGTPASS from the coding sequence ATGTCGCTGCCCACCCCCACCCTGCGCACCGATCGCCTCCGACTGCGTCCCTTCGGCGACGCGGACGCGGGCGACCTCTTCGCCCTGCACAGCAGCGCCCGCGTCCTGCGCTACTGGGACTCGCCGCCGTGGCACGACCCGGCGCGCGCCGAGCGGTTCGTCGCCGCGTGCCGGCGGATGGCCGAGGAGGGCACCGGGGCGCGACCGGCCGTGGACCGGCTCTCCGACGGGGCGTTCCTCGGCTGGTGCGGCCTGGTCCGGTGGAACCCGGAGTACCGCAGCGCGTCGCTGGGCTACTGCTTCGACGACGCGGCCTGGGGCCAGGGGTACGCGACGGAGGCCGCGCGCGCCCTGCTGGGTTGGGCGTTCGACACGCTGGACCTGAATCGCGTCCAGGCGGAGACCGACACCCGCAACGTGGCGTCCGCCCGGGTGCTGGCGAAGCTCGGGTTCGTGCGGGAGGGCACGCTGCGGGAGGACTGCGTGGTGGCCGGCGAGGTCTCCGACTCGTGGGTCTTCGGGCTGCTCCGGCGGGACTGGCGACCGGCGGGCGATCAGGAGTCGGCCGGGACGCCCGCCTCCAGTTGA
- a CDS encoding alpha/beta hydrolase: MEPDVLGAPYERRTIELGTDDEGPVVATLVRRRADRPTGRAVLYVHGFVDYFFQTHVADFFAERGWDFYALDLRKYGRSLLPHQTPNFCRDLSDYFPELDAAAEIIRADEGHQTLLAMGHSTGGLIISLWADARRDAGLVDGIVLNSPFFDINAPWVVRRPLAAAVSRLGRRAPQRVLPFGLGTVYGESLHADHRGEWRYDLAWKPLAGFPVRAGWLNAIRTGQRRLRAGLTIEVPVLLACSTRSFRGAKWHESATGADAVLDVEHMVRWAPRLGRHVTLARFDGGLHDLTLSSPGVREKVFAEVGRWAEGFLRAGPTEPEPGSTPPTPRPPADEPADARAAAGAEG, translated from the coding sequence GTGGAACCGGACGTGCTGGGAGCGCCCTACGAGCGGCGCACGATCGAACTGGGCACCGACGACGAGGGACCGGTCGTCGCGACCCTGGTCCGCCGCCGCGCCGACCGCCCGACCGGCCGGGCCGTGCTCTACGTGCACGGCTTCGTCGACTACTTCTTCCAGACCCATGTGGCCGACTTCTTCGCCGAGCGCGGCTGGGACTTCTACGCCCTCGACCTGCGCAAGTACGGCCGTAGCCTGCTCCCGCACCAGACCCCGAACTTCTGCCGCGACCTGAGCGACTACTTCCCCGAGCTGGACGCCGCCGCGGAGATCATCCGGGCCGACGAGGGCCACCAGACGCTGCTCGCCATGGGCCACTCGACCGGCGGCCTGATCATCTCGCTCTGGGCGGACGCCCGCCGCGACGCCGGCCTGGTCGACGGCATCGTGCTGAACAGTCCCTTCTTCGACATCAACGCCCCCTGGGTGGTCCGTCGACCCCTCGCGGCCGCCGTCTCCCGCCTGGGCCGCCGGGCGCCGCAGCGCGTCCTGCCGTTCGGGCTCGGCACCGTGTACGGCGAGAGCCTGCACGCCGACCACCGTGGCGAGTGGCGCTACGACCTGGCGTGGAAGCCGCTCGCCGGCTTCCCGGTCCGGGCCGGCTGGCTGAACGCGATCCGCACCGGCCAGCGCCGGCTGCGCGCCGGGCTGACCATCGAGGTGCCGGTGCTGCTGGCCTGTTCCACCCGCAGTTTCCGGGGCGCGAAGTGGCACGAGAGCGCCACCGGGGCCGACGCGGTGCTCGACGTGGAGCACATGGTGCGCTGGGCGCCCCGGCTCGGCCGGCACGTCACCCTGGCCCGCTTCGACGGCGGCCTGCACGACCTCACGCTGTCCAGTCCCGGCGTACGCGAGAAGGTCTTCGCGGAGGTCGGGCGGTGGGCGGAGGGCTTCCTCCGCGCCGGCCCCACCGAGCCGGAGCCCGGGTCCACGCCGCCCACCCCCCGCCCTCCGGCGGACGAACCGGCCGACGCACGGGCCGCCGCCGGCGCCGAGGGCTGA
- a CDS encoding HPF/RaiA family ribosome-associated protein: protein MSAVANPATVGECLRVGAGFSQGDRNWIAEQFATLDARLAGFHADATELEVSVKDREARGQKVTLECWVAGRQKIVTTSTEEDLHAALNDVRDDLRRKLNDAKTRQEPRSNKHLREQPAPVDLDDAPRQDAETA from the coding sequence ATGAGCGCCGTGGCGAACCCCGCGACCGTGGGCGAGTGCCTGCGGGTCGGTGCCGGGTTCTCCCAGGGCGACCGCAACTGGATCGCCGAGCAGTTCGCGACGCTTGACGCCCGGCTCGCCGGCTTCCACGCCGACGCCACCGAACTGGAGGTGTCGGTCAAGGACCGCGAGGCCCGGGGCCAGAAGGTGACCCTGGAGTGCTGGGTCGCCGGCCGGCAGAAGATCGTCACCACCTCGACCGAAGAGGACCTGCACGCCGCGCTTAACGACGTCCGGGACGACCTGCGCCGCAAGCTCAACGACGCGAAGACCCGGCAGGAGCCGCGCAGCAACAAGCACCTGCGCGAACAGCCCGCCCCCGTCGATCTTGACGACGCGCCGCGCCAGGACGCCGAGACCGCCTGA
- the ssb gene encoding single-stranded DNA-binding protein, with translation MFDTYVTIVGNVLTAPEWRRTTQSGTLVANFKVASTARRLDRDSGRWVDGNSLRVRVNCWRRLAEGVAASVTLGDPVIVAGRLYTRDWTDEAGNHRTLYELEAVAVGHDLSRGRSRFLRNQPRAATSSVEDAEAEQRVHGEATEPVPDEQAPTTIDDRPFDDDFLPEFGAARVGLTGTLDRVLDLDPFDARPGPGDGARSGGPAGGDGARSGGSTGGDDHRPGGPAAGTGVGFAESEAGEDDELAAEGTDGRAPTEDDELAEVELPAGDGPAGAGPGDVRSTGGGTTSGRRSRRRTPVSA, from the coding sequence ATGTTCGACACCTACGTCACGATCGTCGGCAACGTGCTGACCGCGCCGGAGTGGCGCCGGACCACGCAGAGCGGCACGCTCGTGGCCAACTTCAAGGTCGCCTCGACCGCGCGCCGGCTCGACCGGGACAGCGGCCGCTGGGTCGACGGCAACAGCCTGCGGGTGCGGGTGAACTGCTGGCGACGCCTCGCCGAGGGGGTGGCCGCCTCGGTGACCCTGGGCGACCCGGTGATCGTCGCCGGCCGCCTCTACACCCGCGACTGGACCGACGAGGCCGGCAACCACCGCACGCTCTACGAGCTGGAGGCGGTCGCGGTCGGGCACGACCTGTCCCGGGGTCGGTCCCGCTTCCTGCGCAACCAGCCGCGCGCGGCCACCAGCTCGGTCGAGGACGCCGAGGCGGAGCAGCGGGTGCACGGCGAGGCGACCGAGCCGGTGCCCGACGAGCAGGCCCCGACCACGATCGACGACCGGCCGTTCGACGACGACTTCCTGCCGGAGTTCGGGGCGGCGAGGGTCGGCCTCACCGGCACGCTCGACCGGGTGCTCGACCTCGACCCGTTCGACGCCCGGCCCGGCCCCGGCGACGGCGCGCGGTCCGGTGGCCCGGCGGGCGGCGACGGCGCGCGGTCGGGTGGCTCGACCGGCGGCGACGACCATCGGCCGGGCGGCCCGGCCGCCGGGACTGGCGTCGGGTTCGCCGAGTCGGAGGCGGGGGAGGACGACGAGCTGGCCGCCGAGGGGACCGACGGGCGGGCCCCGACCGAGGACGACGAGCTGGCCGAGGTCGAGCTGCCGGCCGGCGACGGGCCGGCCGGTGCGGGGCCGGGCGACGTGAGGTCGACCGGCGGCGGGACCACCTCGGGCCGCCGCAGCCGGCGGCGTACCCCGGTGTCCGCCTGA